In Coriobacteriia bacterium, one genomic interval encodes:
- a CDS encoding ABC transporter ATP-binding protein, translated as MSAALFRALHFVRAYGWWAALGVLAVLGSTAADLAGPQVLRHLIDTGIAQARRDVIVTDALWLVAIAAVGALASFLQGYFSARASHGAAFDMRNTIFDKLQRLSFAYHDRAQTGQLITRVTSDVDLVRDFVGGGLVQSVSALILLIGTVVFLFALDVRLALVAMLVLPVTIGVLLLFVRKLGPMFRDFQAKLAALNTVLQENVAGARVVRAFAREEFETRRYNVANTELLDEGLRVRHVVANAFPLLFSVGTIGVGIVTWVGAGQILAGRITVGELVAFTSYLFLMLQPLFIIGFGAQQIARAGASAERLFEVLDAPEDVVEAADALALTGTAGSIEFRGVHLRYPGTDRETLVGVDLSIAQDTVVAVVGATGSGKTSLVNLVPRFYDPTRGAVLVDGIDVRNVTLESLRGQVGFVMQDTVLFSGSVRDNIAYGRPDATEEAIHAAAEAAQADRFISELPDGYNTPIGEQGVKLSGGQRQRIAIARALLVDPRILVMDDSTSSVDSATEAAIRERLDALMAGRTTLIVAQRLATAKRADLVVLLDEGRVVDTGTHAELLERSCLYAEIASSQLVGGEEIATDRACDIRTPGGED; from the coding sequence GTGTCCGCTGCGCTCTTCAGGGCCCTGCATTTCGTTCGAGCCTACGGCTGGTGGGCTGCGCTTGGCGTGCTCGCTGTCTTGGGGTCCACCGCCGCGGACCTCGCCGGCCCCCAGGTCCTTCGACACCTCATCGACACCGGCATAGCGCAGGCACGCCGTGACGTCATCGTCACGGATGCCCTGTGGCTCGTCGCCATCGCTGCGGTCGGTGCTCTGGCCTCGTTCCTCCAAGGATACTTCTCCGCACGTGCGAGCCACGGCGCGGCGTTCGACATGCGCAACACGATCTTCGACAAGCTGCAGCGGTTGAGTTTCGCGTACCACGACCGCGCGCAGACGGGCCAGCTCATCACGCGTGTCACAAGCGACGTCGATCTCGTTCGCGACTTCGTCGGCGGCGGACTCGTTCAGAGCGTCTCGGCACTCATCCTGCTCATCGGCACAGTCGTGTTCCTGTTCGCGCTGGATGTGCGCTTGGCACTGGTCGCTATGCTCGTCCTGCCCGTGACGATCGGCGTTCTCCTTCTGTTCGTGCGCAAACTCGGCCCGATGTTCCGGGACTTCCAGGCCAAGCTCGCCGCGCTCAACACGGTGCTACAGGAGAACGTCGCCGGCGCCCGTGTCGTGCGCGCCTTTGCGCGCGAGGAGTTCGAGACGCGCCGCTACAACGTGGCCAACACCGAACTTCTCGACGAGGGGCTACGCGTCCGACACGTCGTGGCCAACGCATTCCCCCTCCTGTTCAGCGTGGGCACGATCGGCGTCGGTATCGTCACCTGGGTGGGCGCCGGACAGATTCTTGCCGGCCGCATCACCGTCGGCGAGCTGGTGGCGTTCACGAGCTACCTGTTCTTGATGCTCCAGCCACTCTTCATCATCGGGTTCGGCGCGCAGCAGATCGCCCGCGCCGGAGCGAGCGCCGAGCGCCTCTTCGAGGTACTGGATGCCCCCGAGGATGTCGTCGAAGCCGCCGACGCCCTCGCCCTCACCGGTACGGCAGGTTCGATCGAGTTCCGCGGCGTCCACCTGCGCTACCCCGGTACCGACCGCGAGACTCTGGTGGGAGTCGATCTCTCAATCGCTCAGGACACGGTTGTCGCAGTCGTCGGCGCGACGGGCTCAGGCAAGACCTCGCTTGTCAATCTCGTGCCGCGCTTCTATGACCCGACGCGTGGCGCGGTGCTGGTCGACGGCATCGATGTGCGCAACGTGACCCTCGAATCCCTGCGCGGGCAGGTCGGTTTCGTCATGCAAGACACCGTGCTGTTCTCGGGCTCGGTACGGGACAACATCGCCTACGGGCGCCCGGACGCAACCGAGGAGGCGATACATGCAGCAGCCGAGGCCGCGCAAGCCGACCGGTTCATCAGCGAGCTGCCCGACGGCTACAACACTCCCATCGGCGAGCAGGGCGTGAAACTGTCCGGCGGTCAGCGGCAGCGCATCGCGATCGCACGCGCCCTGCTCGTCGACCCGCGCATCCTTGTCATGGACGACTCCACCTCTTCGGTCGATTCGGCCACCGAGGCCGCCATACGTGAACGCCTCGACGCACTGATGGCAGGAAGAACGACGCTCATCGTGGCCCAGCGTCTTGCCACAGCCAAGCGCGCGGACCTTGTCGTGCTGCTCGATGAAGGGCGCGTCGTCGACACCGGGACACACGCGGAGCTTCTCGAGCGCTCCTGCCTGTACGCCGAGATCGCCAGCAGCCAGCTGGTAGGCGGCGAAGAGATCGCGACTGATCGTGCATGCGACATCCGCACCCCGGGGGGTGAGGACTGA
- a CDS encoding alkaline phosphatase produces MHLNHPFSKRALATITSLALCASLVPSTAFARPDAAKPKAAVRHQHAQPDRKVKNVIVLISDGMGYAQLEAANLYGYGRRVAQSYERFPVRVGMSTFAHPSVGGAYDPSAAWASFDYVKNNPTDSAAAASAMSTGIKTYNAGLGVDIDGLRAAHALEAAEELGKATGVVSSVQISHATPAGFVAHNASRNNYEQIANEMLHTSAVDVIMGAGNPFWTDSDTTRTPSASSYRFVGGQATWDGLVAGTVGGDADGDGDSDAFKLVQTPAEFAALTTGATPARVVGIAQCASTLQQSRGGDTNADPFVAQFNRNVPTLETMTKAALNVLDENPNGLFLMIEGGAVDWAGHANQKGRIIEEQVDFNNSVDAVIEWVDENSNWGETLVIVTGDHETGYLTGPGSGSTIAGPVWNPLANFGIGVAPGMQFNSGDHTNSLIPLFAKGSAARHLRAAATGVDPVRGEYLDNTDIAKTVFATMK; encoded by the coding sequence ATGCATCTGAATCACCCCTTTTCCAAGCGAGCGCTTGCGACTATCACATCCCTCGCGCTGTGCGCGTCACTCGTTCCCTCGACCGCCTTCGCCCGCCCCGACGCGGCTAAGCCGAAGGCGGCGGTGCGTCACCAGCACGCGCAGCCCGATCGCAAGGTCAAGAATGTGATCGTGCTCATCAGCGACGGTATGGGCTACGCCCAGCTCGAAGCGGCCAATCTCTACGGCTACGGCCGCCGCGTCGCGCAGTCCTACGAGCGCTTCCCCGTTCGCGTGGGCATGTCCACCTTCGCACACCCTTCCGTCGGAGGGGCGTATGACCCGTCCGCGGCGTGGGCGAGCTTCGACTACGTGAAGAACAACCCGACCGACTCGGCGGCGGCTGCTTCGGCCATGTCGACCGGCATCAAGACATACAACGCGGGCCTCGGTGTCGACATCGATGGGCTGCGGGCCGCTCACGCGCTGGAGGCCGCTGAGGAGCTCGGCAAGGCCACGGGCGTCGTGTCGAGCGTTCAGATCAGTCACGCGACACCCGCCGGCTTCGTAGCGCACAACGCGAGCCGCAACAACTACGAGCAGATCGCCAACGAGATGCTCCACACGTCTGCCGTTGACGTCATCATGGGCGCCGGCAATCCGTTCTGGACGGACAGCGATACCACGCGCACGCCCTCGGCGAGCAGCTACCGGTTCGTCGGCGGCCAGGCCACCTGGGACGGGCTCGTAGCGGGCACTGTGGGCGGCGACGCTGACGGCGACGGCGACTCCGACGCCTTCAAGCTTGTCCAGACGCCCGCCGAATTCGCGGCCCTGACGACCGGCGCGACCCCCGCGCGCGTCGTCGGAATCGCCCAGTGCGCGTCAACGCTCCAGCAGAGCCGCGGCGGCGACACCAATGCCGACCCGTTCGTCGCACAGTTCAACCGCAACGTCCCGACCCTCGAGACGATGACCAAGGCGGCGCTCAACGTCCTCGACGAGAACCCCAACGGCCTGTTTCTGATGATCGAGGGCGGCGCCGTTGACTGGGCCGGTCACGCCAACCAGAAGGGCCGTATCATCGAAGAGCAGGTCGACTTCAATAACTCGGTCGATGCGGTGATCGAATGGGTCGATGAGAACTCGAACTGGGGCGAGACGCTCGTGATCGTCACCGGCGACCATGAGACCGGCTACCTGACGGGCCCCGGCTCGGGCAGCACCATCGCCGGCCCCGTGTGGAACCCGCTCGCCAACTTCGGCATCGGAGTGGCACCGGGCATGCAGTTCAACAGCGGTGACCACACGAACTCGCTGATTCCGTTGTTCGCCAAGGGCTCGGCTGCCCGGCACCTGCGCGCGGCCGCGACCGGCGTCGACCCGGTGCGCGGGGAGTACTTGGACAACACCGACATCGCCAAGACGGTCTTCGCCACGATGAAGTAG
- a CDS encoding SHOCT domain-containing protein: MSTIGILAAIAIAVLGMAMMAKGAGRQAPSPVVDLSPTPVDEAVRILARRYARGEISFDEFEHMVALLRD; the protein is encoded by the coding sequence ATGTCGACGATCGGAATCCTGGCCGCCATCGCCATCGCTGTTCTTGGAATGGCCATGATGGCCAAGGGAGCCGGGCGACAGGCCCCGAGCCCCGTCGTAGACCTATCACCCACCCCGGTCGACGAGGCCGTGCGAATCCTCGCCCGCAGATACGCTCGCGGCGAGATCAGCTTTGACGAGTTCGAGCACATGGTCGCGCTCCTGCGTGACTGA
- a CDS encoding PASTA domain-containing protein, producing the protein MTPEDEVAIDEHEDEASRRRRGWLPALVLAVVLAIIVWLIWNYSEFGRAPDQVDVGDAKSASVRVPDVVGMARREAIDELEAAGLVAETEVSYDTVAEPGTIVAQEPGAATRVDPGSIVFIDVAVGVLTGAQADELEREENVSRIPDVVGMSRSQATSALRLNGYGIAVSELYTEQQPEGLVFDQTPAADSAADPGTTVGVLLSLGRAPGADAIAPGVLGLRTADAEARIRAAGLEPRVMVQPKASSIGRVYQQRPDADTAVQSGSLMFILVGSRP; encoded by the coding sequence ATGACCCCCGAGGATGAAGTCGCGATCGATGAGCACGAAGACGAGGCCTCTCGTCGACGGAGAGGTTGGCTACCGGCACTGGTGCTGGCGGTCGTGCTCGCGATCATCGTCTGGTTGATCTGGAACTACTCGGAGTTCGGACGGGCGCCCGATCAAGTCGACGTGGGCGATGCGAAGAGCGCCTCGGTGCGTGTGCCCGACGTTGTCGGAATGGCGCGGCGCGAGGCCATCGATGAACTAGAGGCCGCGGGGCTTGTGGCCGAGACCGAGGTCTCCTACGACACCGTTGCAGAGCCGGGAACGATCGTCGCGCAGGAGCCCGGTGCCGCGACGAGAGTCGATCCGGGCTCGATCGTGTTCATCGACGTGGCGGTGGGCGTGCTCACGGGAGCCCAAGCCGATGAACTCGAGCGCGAAGAGAATGTGAGTCGCATCCCCGATGTGGTCGGGATGTCCCGTTCGCAGGCGACGTCGGCGCTGAGGCTGAACGGATACGGCATCGCCGTATCCGAGCTCTACACCGAGCAGCAGCCCGAGGGACTCGTCTTCGATCAGACCCCGGCGGCCGACAGCGCGGCGGACCCCGGAACCACGGTCGGAGTACTGCTCTCGCTCGGAAGGGCGCCCGGCGCGGACGCAATCGCGCCCGGTGTGTTGGGCTTGCGAACGGCGGATGCGGAGGCACGCATCCGGGCCGCAGGTCTCGAGCCGCGCGTGATGGTGCAGCCGAAGGCCTCGAGCATCGGTCGCGTCTATCAGCAGCGACCTGATGCAGACACCGCGGTCCAGAGCGGATCGCTCATGTTCATCCTCGTCGGCTCGCGCCCCTGA
- a CDS encoding ABC transporter ATP-binding protein: MAGPGASLRQLAKDDRPTAAATVARRLSAFLMPHRRDLLAGLMWLALSSVALAATPALIGRLIDAAVAGAPQGADSSVLTVPALVLVGATLVGWFAQRMQILTFGTAGQRALYGIRRAVFAKIVALDIGYFEAVESGDLMSRLINDIEQVNSFLSQGLRRLVSATFALVATLAFMLWVDVRLALATLLVVPVMLGVTKLFSVVARRAFRRRQESIGDVSSTLAEELDGIKVAQAFNRTGRNRTAFTDRNATNRDANISAATVSSAFSPVLSVISAAATALVAALGGWSAAQGLVTIGVVVAFLNYARQFLNSISQLSSLYSETQSALAGGERVLALIDTPVEVTDPSEPVVPASVSGRIELSGVRFSYRTGSEVLHDINLTVQAGETVAIVGATGAGKTTLVNLVPRFYDATAGTVSIDDIDVRAYALTTLRSAFGIVLQEPFLFSGTVADNIRYGRLDATDAEVMAAVETSGAAALIAGLPDGLETPIGERGSTLSTGQRQLIAFARAVVGDPAILVLDEATSSVDTRTEMLIQQGLHGILAGRTALIIAHRLSTVRDADRIIVLDAGRIVEQGTYAELLAAEGAFTRLHHAQFGG; encoded by the coding sequence ATGGCCGGACCTGGTGCCTCGCTGCGTCAGCTGGCAAAGGACGACCGACCCACCGCTGCCGCAACCGTCGCGCGCCGGTTGTCAGCCTTCCTCATGCCGCATCGCCGAGACCTACTCGCCGGTCTGATGTGGCTCGCGCTTTCGTCCGTGGCTCTCGCGGCGACCCCCGCGCTGATCGGGCGCCTTATCGACGCCGCGGTCGCAGGCGCCCCCCAGGGCGCCGACTCGAGCGTCCTCACGGTGCCCGCACTGGTCCTCGTCGGCGCTACTCTCGTCGGATGGTTCGCTCAGCGTATGCAGATCCTCACGTTCGGCACCGCCGGGCAGCGCGCGCTCTATGGGATCAGGCGTGCGGTGTTCGCAAAGATCGTCGCACTCGACATCGGGTACTTCGAGGCAGTCGAATCGGGCGACCTCATGAGCCGCCTCATCAACGATATCGAGCAGGTCAACTCGTTTTTGTCCCAGGGATTGCGGCGGCTCGTCTCGGCGACGTTCGCACTCGTGGCAACCCTCGCCTTCATGCTCTGGGTCGATGTGCGGCTCGCACTTGCCACCTTGCTGGTCGTTCCCGTCATGCTTGGCGTCACGAAGCTCTTCAGCGTCGTGGCGCGGCGGGCGTTTCGTCGTCGGCAGGAGTCAATCGGGGACGTGTCATCGACGCTGGCCGAAGAGTTGGACGGCATCAAGGTCGCTCAGGCGTTCAACCGCACGGGACGAAACCGCACCGCGTTCACCGATAGGAACGCGACCAACCGCGATGCGAACATATCCGCAGCGACCGTGTCGTCGGCCTTCTCGCCGGTGCTCTCCGTCATCAGTGCGGCGGCCACGGCACTCGTCGCCGCACTCGGCGGATGGAGCGCGGCGCAGGGGCTCGTGACCATCGGAGTCGTCGTCGCCTTCTTGAACTACGCGCGGCAGTTCCTCAACTCGATCTCCCAGCTGTCGTCGCTGTACTCCGAGACGCAGTCGGCGCTCGCCGGCGGTGAACGCGTCCTCGCGCTGATCGACACGCCGGTCGAAGTCACCGATCCCTCCGAGCCCGTCGTCCCCGCCTCCGTGTCCGGGCGCATCGAACTCTCCGGCGTGCGGTTCTCGTATCGGACGGGATCCGAGGTCCTGCACGACATCAACCTGACCGTTCAGGCCGGCGAGACCGTCGCGATCGTAGGCGCAACCGGTGCCGGCAAGACGACGCTCGTCAACCTCGTGCCGCGCTTCTACGACGCGACCGCCGGCACGGTGTCGATAGACGACATCGACGTGCGCGCGTATGCGCTTACCACGCTGCGCTCTGCCTTCGGTATCGTGCTTCAGGAACCCTTCCTGTTCTCCGGGACCGTCGCGGACAACATCCGCTACGGCCGGCTCGACGCCACGGACGCTGAGGTCATGGCCGCCGTTGAGACCTCTGGCGCGGCAGCGCTCATCGCCGGCCTGCCCGACGGGCTCGAAACCCCCATCGGCGAGCGGGGCTCGACGCTGTCGACCGGCCAACGGCAGCTGATCGCGTTCGCACGCGCCGTGGTCGGCGACCCCGCCATTCTCGTGCTCGACGAGGCGACTTCCTCGGTCGACACGCGCACCGAGATGCTCATCCAGCAGGGCCTGCACGGCATCCTTGCGGGCCGCACTGCGCTGATCATCGCCCACCGCTTGTCCACGGTACGCGACGCCGACCGCATCATCGTTCTTGATGCGGGGCGCATCGTCGAACAGGGGACCTATGCCGAGCTGCTCGCCGCAGAGGGCGCCTTCACGCGCCTGCATCACGCGCAGTTCGGCGGGTAG
- a CDS encoding glutamate synthase-related protein, translated as MNLQSPRGNDVTQTGNRSKDVVPGSGLCSRCVDGCRGNCEVFKASFRGREVIYPGPFGEVTAGGDKDYPIDYSHLNICGYALGAKGLPDGVEGDPDNTLFPMVSTETVFGDKNKVKMRVPIFTGALGSTEIARKNWEHFAIGAAISGVSIVCGENVCGIDPALELDARGKVTRSPDMERRVELFRRYQEDGYGDILVQMNVEDTRLGVAEYCVEKLGVTTMELKWGQGAKCIGGEIKVNSLERALELQKRGYLVTPDPSDPAIQAAFADGAIRQFERHSRLGFVDEDEFYAEVQRLRDLGAQRVTLKTGAYPMRELAMAMKWASNARIDLLTIDGAPGGTGMSPWRMMEEWGVPTFYLQCMANELAEKLASQGAYVPDIAIAGGFSTEDHVFKVLALGAPHTRAVCMGRALMIPGFVGKNIEVWMKEQDLPKSVSAFGGTKEEIFVTYETLKAKYGDEVDKFPLGAIAVYTYSDKIQVGLQQLMSGSRNMRLDTIARADLMALTKESAEISGIPFVMDAYRDEAMRIIEG; from the coding sequence GTGAATCTGCAAAGCCCGCGAGGAAACGATGTCACACAGACGGGGAACCGCTCCAAGGATGTGGTTCCGGGTTCGGGTCTGTGTAGCCGCTGTGTCGACGGCTGCCGCGGCAACTGCGAGGTCTTCAAGGCCTCGTTCCGTGGTCGCGAGGTCATCTATCCCGGTCCGTTCGGCGAGGTCACGGCCGGCGGCGACAAGGATTATCCCATCGACTACTCGCACCTGAACATCTGCGGGTACGCGCTGGGTGCCAAGGGGTTGCCCGACGGTGTCGAGGGCGATCCGGACAACACGCTGTTCCCGATGGTCAGCACCGAGACCGTCTTCGGCGACAAGAACAAGGTCAAGATGCGGGTGCCGATCTTCACGGGCGCTCTCGGGTCGACCGAGATCGCCCGCAAGAACTGGGAGCACTTCGCAATCGGTGCGGCGATCTCCGGCGTGTCGATCGTGTGCGGCGAGAATGTGTGCGGCATCGATCCGGCCCTTGAGCTCGACGCACGCGGCAAGGTGACGCGCTCGCCGGACATGGAACGTCGCGTGGAGCTGTTCCGCCGCTACCAGGAGGATGGTTACGGCGACATCCTCGTGCAGATGAACGTCGAGGACACGCGCCTCGGCGTCGCGGAGTACTGCGTGGAGAAGCTCGGCGTCACGACCATGGAGCTCAAGTGGGGCCAGGGCGCCAAGTGCATCGGCGGCGAGATCAAGGTCAACAGCCTCGAGCGCGCGTTGGAGTTGCAGAAGCGCGGCTACCTCGTCACCCCGGATCCGAGCGACCCGGCCATCCAGGCAGCCTTCGCCGACGGCGCCATCCGCCAGTTCGAGCGCCACAGCCGACTGGGCTTCGTTGACGAGGATGAGTTCTACGCCGAGGTCCAGCGTTTGCGTGACCTCGGCGCTCAGCGCGTCACGCTCAAGACCGGCGCGTACCCGATGCGCGAGCTCGCCATGGCGATGAAGTGGGCGAGCAACGCCCGCATCGACCTGCTTACCATCGACGGCGCACCGGGCGGCACCGGCATGAGCCCGTGGCGCATGATGGAGGAGTGGGGCGTTCCGACGTTCTACCTGCAGTGCATGGCCAACGAACTCGCCGAGAAGCTGGCAAGCCAGGGCGCGTACGTCCCGGACATCGCGATCGCCGGCGGCTTCTCGACTGAGGATCACGTCTTCAAGGTGCTCGCGCTCGGCGCACCACACACCAGGGCCGTCTGCATGGGTCGCGCACTCATGATTCCGGGCTTCGTGGGCAAGAACATCGAGGTCTGGATGAAGGAGCAGGACCTTCCGAAGTCGGTGTCAGCGTTCGGCGGCACCAAAGAGGAGATCTTCGTCACCTACGAGACGCTCAAGGCCAAGTACGGCGACGAGGTCGACAAGTTCCCCCTGGGCGCGATAGCGGTCTACACCTACTCCGACAAGATTCAAGTCGGTCTGCAGCAGCTCATGAGCGGTAGCCGCAATATGCGGCTGGACACGATCGCCCGTGCTGATCTCATGGCGCTCACGAAGGAGTCTGCTGAGATCTCCGGTATCCCGTTTGTCATGGATGCGTATCGCGATGAGGCGATGCGCATCATCGAGGGGTAG
- a CDS encoding EamA family transporter has translation MSQRTTSILAMLTLYIVWGTTYLGIKVGLDAGLPPALFLSLRLLPAAAILFVVAKWRGVRLSPPRIEARTIAVVGVLLLIGGQYVTFLAEQYMPSGLSALIVALLPLWIALAESVFPDMSRPGPLGWVGLVVGFAGLAILIWPRVPDIATGAVVSLGIALQILATWLWAAGSIYSKRHPVKSDGMVVTAWQMLLAGAITLVIGTLLGEWNDFTVTPKGLGAIVYLTVFGSCIAFTAFIYALKHLPASKVMTYAYVNPVIAVFAGWAAGRAGLVPAEPVNASIVVGMTVIVAGVALTTAAPTLPPRRAEATGDPATPLVTPADIAPTIET, from the coding sequence GTGAGCCAACGAACCACATCGATTCTGGCGATGCTGACGCTCTACATCGTGTGGGGTACCACGTACCTCGGCATCAAGGTCGGGCTCGACGCCGGGCTTCCACCCGCGCTGTTCTTGAGTCTGCGCCTGCTTCCGGCTGCTGCGATTCTTTTCGTTGTGGCGAAGTGGCGCGGAGTCAGGCTCTCACCGCCGCGCATCGAGGCGCGCACGATCGCCGTCGTGGGCGTGCTGCTCCTCATCGGTGGCCAGTACGTGACGTTCCTGGCCGAGCAGTACATGCCATCCGGACTCTCCGCGCTGATCGTCGCACTACTCCCACTGTGGATCGCGCTGGCGGAGTCTGTCTTCCCTGATATGAGTCGACCGGGGCCCCTCGGATGGGTCGGGCTGGTTGTGGGCTTCGCGGGTCTGGCCATCCTCATCTGGCCACGCGTACCCGATATCGCCACGGGGGCGGTGGTGTCGCTTGGCATCGCGCTTCAGATCCTCGCCACCTGGTTGTGGGCGGCTGGCTCCATCTACAGCAAGCGGCACCCGGTCAAGTCGGACGGAATGGTGGTGACCGCATGGCAGATGCTGCTCGCCGGCGCCATCACGCTTGTCATCGGGACGCTTCTGGGAGAGTGGAACGATTTCACTGTGACCCCCAAGGGTCTTGGCGCGATCGTCTATCTCACGGTGTTCGGGAGCTGTATCGCCTTCACTGCGTTCATCTACGCGCTCAAACACCTACCCGCCAGCAAGGTGATGACCTACGCCTACGTGAACCCGGTGATCGCGGTGTTCGCAGGATGGGCCGCCGGGCGCGCGGGCCTCGTGCCGGCAGAGCCGGTGAACGCATCCATCGTTGTCGGCATGACGGTGATCGTTGCCGGGGTGGCGCTGACGACCGCAGCCCCCACGCTTCCGCCGCGTCGAGCTGAGGCGACGGGCGACCCGGCGACTCCGCTGGTCACCCCCGCCGACATCGCCCCTACGATCGAGACGTGA
- a CDS encoding NUDIX hydrolase has product MLCIRYTDPMQYSYEYPRPAFCCDTVVFSGPAEARKVLLVLRGAEPFMNCWALPGGFIDEDERPVAAARRELAEETGVIWEGPMVPLGAFGDPGRDPRGWTVSAAFLADLLLEEPFVVPGDDAAEARWFFVDELPDSLAFDHDEIIAAALWRMHCL; this is encoded by the coding sequence ATGCTGTGCATTCGCTACACTGACCCCATGCAGTACTCCTACGAATATCCGCGTCCGGCCTTCTGTTGTGACACGGTGGTGTTCTCCGGACCCGCCGAGGCACGCAAGGTCCTGCTCGTCCTGCGAGGCGCTGAGCCGTTCATGAACTGCTGGGCGCTGCCGGGCGGTTTCATCGATGAAGACGAACGACCGGTGGCGGCCGCGCGTCGTGAGCTGGCCGAGGAGACCGGCGTTATCTGGGAAGGCCCCATGGTGCCGCTCGGCGCGTTCGGCGACCCGGGTCGCGACCCCCGTGGCTGGACCGTGTCCGCGGCCTTCCTCGCCGACCTCCTTCTCGAGGAGCCCTTCGTGGTACCGGGTGACGACGCCGCGGAGGCACGCTGGTTCTTCGTCGACGAACTGCCGGACTCTCTCGCCTTCGATCACGACGAGATCATCGCCGCCGCCCTGTGGCGAATGCACTGCCTGTAG
- a CDS encoding glutamine synthetase family protein → MTQESRAHAAEAIRAQGVEFIHLWFTDVLGFLKTFVISIDELDLAMSEGMGFDGSSIQGFARIQESDMVALPDPSTLQILPWRQGDTLVATMFCDVVRPDGSPYPGDPRNVMRRNLERATEMGFDFFIGPELEYYYFKDDKRTRLLDHGGYFDMTTRDLAVDLRKETVRALNQFDIQVEYSHHEVGPSQHEIDLRYDRALRMADKVMTYRLVVKEIAQLNGVYATFMPKPMYGEAGSGMHVHQSLFRDGRNAFYDANDEFHLSDTAKAYVAGLLYHARSICAVTNQWVNSYKRLVSGYEAPVYICWAHRNRSALVRVPMYKPGKENATRVELRSPDPACNPYLAFSVMLAAGLDGIKRGLELPADVTDNIYEMSDVERATLGIKQLPESLNEAVNEMEQSELVREALGEQVFEWFIRNKRIEWHDYRTRVTRWERDNYLAIL, encoded by the coding sequence ATGACTCAAGAGAGCCGAGCCCATGCGGCCGAAGCGATTCGCGCTCAAGGGGTCGAGTTCATCCACCTGTGGTTCACGGACGTGCTCGGCTTCCTGAAGACATTCGTCATCTCCATCGACGAGCTCGACCTGGCGATGAGTGAGGGAATGGGTTTCGACGGCTCATCGATCCAGGGATTCGCGCGCATCCAGGAGTCGGACATGGTGGCGCTGCCTGACCCCTCGACGCTGCAGATTCTTCCGTGGCGTCAGGGCGACACCCTCGTCGCAACCATGTTCTGCGACGTCGTCCGCCCCGACGGCTCACCGTATCCGGGAGACCCGCGCAACGTCATGCGCCGCAACCTGGAGCGGGCCACCGAGATGGGATTCGACTTCTTCATCGGGCCGGAACTCGAGTACTACTACTTCAAGGACGACAAGCGCACCCGCCTGCTGGACCACGGCGGCTATTTCGACATGACCACACGCGATCTGGCCGTGGACCTGCGCAAAGAGACGGTCCGCGCGCTCAACCAGTTCGATATCCAGGTCGAGTACAGCCACCACGAGGTCGGACCCAGCCAACACGAGATCGACCTGCGCTACGACCGGGCGCTCAGAATGGCCGACAAGGTCATGACGTATCGGCTGGTGGTCAAGGAGATAGCGCAGCTGAACGGCGTGTATGCCACGTTCATGCCCAAGCCCATGTATGGCGAGGCCGGCAGCGGCATGCACGTCCACCAGTCGCTCTTCCGTGATGGGCGCAACGCGTTCTACGACGCGAATGACGAGTTCCACCTGTCGGACACCGCAAAGGCCTACGTCGCCGGGCTGCTGTATCACGCGCGGTCGATCTGTGCCGTGACGAACCAGTGGGTCAACTCGTACAAGCGCTTGGTGTCTGGATACGAGGCTCCGGTCTACATCTGCTGGGCGCACAGGAACCGATCGGCGCTGGTGCGCGTACCTATGTACAAGCCCGGCAAAGAGAACGCCACCCGCGTGGAGCTCCGTTCGCCCGACCCCGCATGCAACCCGTACTTGGCTTTCTCGGTGATGCTCGCCGCCGGACTCGACGGGATCAAGCGCGGCCTGGAACTCCCCGCCGACGTCACCGACAACATCTACGAGATGAGTGACGTCGAGCGCGCCACTCTCGGTATCAAGCAGCTTCCTGAAAGCCTGAACGAAGCCGTGAACGAGATGGAGCAAAGCGAGCTGGTGCGCGAAGCGCTCGGCGAGCAGGTCTTCGAATGGTTCATTCGTAACAAGCGAATCGAGTGGCATGACTACCGCACCCGGGTCACCCGGTGGGAGCGAGACAACTACCTCGCGATCCTCTAG